In the Silurus meridionalis isolate SWU-2019-XX chromosome 6, ASM1480568v1, whole genome shotgun sequence genome, one interval contains:
- the LOC124387002 gene encoding uncharacterized protein LOC124387002, whose protein sequence is MMEDELDNDFPLDYSGGLEEYHNETDDEIVGVEVSTDCHLQGQRYPGHRFFVMYHGTTWENASKIQRGGFVPSLDGMLGRGVYLSRDFNKAAKYPFHNRNQALAVIQVNVRVGKVKMIDYQGHPLQKTWHQHGYDTAWVPPNCGMVASGLEEDCVYDPSRIQVLQILPNTAIDCSRKDFTCGKGKKFDFIRNMAESSKTHEKTEDELDDDFQLGYSGGLEECPNEDDDDDLISEGAEVSADCHGHRQHRSHHHKHRSYVMYHGTTWENAVKIQRGGFIPSLSGMLGRGVYLSRDFNKAAKYPLKQRNQALAVIQVKVRVGKVKRIDYRGHPLQKTWHQHGYNTAWVPPNCGMVASGLEEDCVYNPSRIKVLQILPN, encoded by the exons ATGATGGAGGATGAGCTGGATAATGACTTCCCTCTTGACTATtctgg TGGCCTAGAAGAATATCATAATGAGACGGATGATGAAATTGTAGGAGTAGAGGTGTCCACTGACTGCCATCTCCAAGGTCAACGCTATCCCGGACACAGGTTCTTTGTTATGTATCATGGCACTACATGGGAAAATGCTTCAAAGATCCAACGCGGAGGCTTTGTCCCTTCTTTAGATGGCATGCTGGGCCGTGGGGTGTATTTAAGCCGTGATTTTAACAAAGCTGCTAAATATCCATTTCATAACCGAAACCAGGCTCTGGCAGTCATCCAGGTGAATGTGCGAGTGGGTAAAGTGAAGATGATCGATTATCAAGGCCATCCCCTGCAGAAGACGTGGCATCAGCATGGCTATGACACAGCCTGGGTGCCGCCAAACTGCGGAATGGTGGCTTCCGGGTTAGAGGAGGACTGCGTTTACGATCCGTCGCGAATCCAAGTCTTGCAGATCCTTCCAAAT ACAGCTATAGATTGTTCCAGGAAAGATTTTACCTGTGGTAAAGGTAAAAAGTTTG ATTTTATTAGGAACATGGCTGAAAGCTCGAAAACTCATGAGAAGACAGAGGATGAACTGGATGATGACTTCCAGCTTGGCTATTcggg TGGCCTAGAAGAATGTCCTAACGAGGATGATGACGACGATCTTATAAGCGAAGGAGCAGAGGTGTCCGCTGACTGCCATGGTCACCGTCAACACCGGTCACACCATCACAAACACAGGTCCTATGTTATGTATCATGGCACTACATGGGAAAATGCTGTAAAGATCCAACGCGGAGGCTTCATCCCTTCTTTAAGTGGCATGCTGGGCCGTGGGGTGTATTTGAGCCGTGATTTTAACAAAGCGGCTAAATATCCGTTGAAACAACGAAACCAGGCTCTGGCGGTCATCCAGGTGAAAGTGCGAGTTGGTAAAGTGAAAAGGATCGATTATCGAGGCCATCCCTTGCAGAAGACGTGGCATCAGCATGGTTATAACACAGCCTGGGTACCGCCGAACTGCGGAATGGTGGCTTCCGGGTTAGAGGAGGACTGCGTGTACAATCCGTCACGAATCAAAGTCCTGCAGATCCTTCCAAATTAG